In Mercenaria mercenaria strain notata chromosome 14, MADL_Memer_1, whole genome shotgun sequence, the following are encoded in one genomic region:
- the LOC123527868 gene encoding uncharacterized protein LOC123527868, translating to MAGCNSKFEDQRFQNWIKASYAGNVAKEGLEDIVFNIILKFHQNILAGILTEQQVRNDTTCSECLTENILPCPTRNICVNQSGICSFHNNERKKYRICPNGICDKLREEIKKSHKYRNPSWKNTRAEEWCVNSWEIGKCYLPREGYLAVTKVTEMDLNGLLNVMINHQAFDVIVDQNICIVAKELGKQLRHSSDLYVDNKTLNGYLNALITLLTSSGQMKNDKKAAEAVKTIQKLQKEQSSISTKDMAQVFQKLLDEKARSSLQYIDQASKKCIQNMRDALREIKTSLASSMKDSTKTAAGNRKRMTEHSCCSKTIKRANVSSEAINLHSFELSSPAFKLPTVDGYGEMRKKLMEDLIIFNSNRNSTLPISPLIEKFDVNIVDFYVLPELYSVEVEKSKLGGSEIKYPIESLENVFRKQNSNCKEIYLTADAGLGKTAFCKYLAVLWCHAHRGSDHHHGNIPDTEICFMKYFEFLFLISLRESRDDCDIDNMILRLIVPHLSHSSIFSIEFLQEILHRENCLLILDGLDEWTHPRNSNCQIKPKCVPHRKARQRCTILTTSRPWKFTMLDINKSQIHHQIQMVGLSQAGKAVLKQRAVLRVNTDGHDCHRGDVIGFNTESFSSEIDDLENVPMLLMYLICLWCEGKPLARSKCELFSNILDLKLQRNKRRIEILQLSELVKRVDSSKVEVPHCFASLSYCKQYIGVLIPLGQLAFDTLFNEKRERTIVFESSEVEEVLCPEYFKFGLSTGILTQTEITGYLLSQKSSVSFTHKTFQEFFAALYMAVVPKQSEIIAKIVSVCTSIQRILEMSDVLIFLSGMSTQMPEQISQNLTKAVAEDDITRKYRRTESFWDYSTVEEPLKSFQDMQIACFKEHAQNMDKELKLCLQDFIVDSSCQEEKYLSTLKSLAIFNNRDIKSLNIELEGIPSLHEIMTSFEFCNARELEHLYLRGDCSETDICHLLSGSVKTLRSVALLSRHWQVNHFEGEFSVWSHELCNNLRRMNRLEAIHLNCFILGHQHMEELLGYLSKCKNMKEVILGNVPCADHLDQCSGFELDLSKHSDLRTLRLHNIPLSQLKINVTWLEQVSIGRLPCRQCNVLSTYLGYLPKATKLERFRCSFLESSLDVDEILRVIPQLVHLKDLRLHCIDVGGRTLTLSEKMTDIQCVHLSEVTMSSSGFHVLVKSLMGYSQSVLVVLVNCAIGSDHEYAMIKKSIRLNEKLLVTFDGRNHWKNEEYSFRTVGFSIGRA from the exons ATGGCTGGATGTAACTCAAAGTTTGAAGATCAAAGATTTCAAAATTGGATAAAAGCTTCATACGCAGGTAATGTAGCCAAGGAGGGACTTGAAGATATTGTCTTTAACATTATTCTCAAGTTTCACCAAAATATCCTTGCGGGTATTTTGACGGAACAGCAAGTTAGAAATGACACTACGTGTTCTGAATGTTTAACGGAAAACATTTTACCTTGTCCGACGAGAAATATATGTGTCAACCAATCTGGAATTTGTTCCTTTCACAATAATGAACGTAAAAAGTATAGGATTTGTCCAAACGGAATATGTGACAAGCTCAGAGAGGAAATTAAGAAAAGTCATAAATATCGAAATCCGTCTTGGAAGAATACACGTGCAGAAGAATGGTGTGTAAATTCATGGGAAATAGGAAAATGTTACTTGCCACGTGAAGGTTATCTGGCTGTGACGAAAGTTACAGAAATGGACTTAAATGGTCTACTTAATGTGATGATAAATCATCAAGCATTCGATGTCATTGTTGACCAAAATATTTGCATTGTG GCTAAGGAATTGggaaaacaactcagacattcgtCAGATCTTTATGTTGATAACAAGACTTTAAATGGCTATCTCAACGCCTTAATTACACTACTTACATCTTCTGgtcaaatgaaaaatgataaaaaggcaGCTGAAGCGGTTAAAACGATACAAAAG CTGCAAAAGGAACAATCTTCAATTTCAACCAAAGACATGGCGCAGGTTTTTCAGAAACTTCTGGATGAAAAGGCACGTTCTTCTTTGCAATATATCGATCAAGCAAGTAAGAAGTGTATTCAGAATATGAGAGATGCCCTAAGAGAGATTAAAACTTCACTAGCATCCAGTATGAAAGATTCAACAAAGACAGCAGCTGGAAATAGGAAAAGAATGACGGAACATTCATGTTGTTCAAAGACCATTAAAAGGGCAAATGTGTCATCAGAGGCGATCAACCTCCACTCCTTCGAGCTCAGCTCACCAGCTTTTAAACTGCCGACGGTAGACGGGTACGGGGAAATGAGGAAAA aGTTAATGGAAGATCTGATTATATTCAACAGCAATCGAAATAGCACTCTCCCAATTTCACCATTGATTGAAAAATTTGACGTCAATATTGTGGACTTCTACGTCCTACCAGAATTGTATTCTGTTGAAGTTGAGAAATCTAAACTTGGCGGAAGTGAAATTAAATACCCTATTGAGTCGCTGGAAAATGTGTTCAGAAAACAAAACTCAAATTGCAAGGAAATATATCTTACTGCTGACGCTGGGCTTGGAAAAACagctttttgtaaatatcttgcAGTTTTGTGGTGTCATGCACATCGAGGAAGTGACCATCATCATGGGAACATTCCTGATACGGAAATATGCTTTATGAAGTATTTTGAGTTTCTGTTCCTCATCTCCTTACGTGAATCACGTGATGACTGTGATATAGACAATATGATCTTAAGACTTATCGTCCCACATCTCTCCCATTCGTCTATTTTCTCAATAGAATTTCTGCAAGAAATTCTGCATCGTGAAAACTGTCTTTTAATCCTGGATGGTTTAGATGAATGGACACACCCTAGGAATAGCAATTGTCAAATAAAACCTAAATGCGTCCCACATAGAAAAGCCCGTCAAAGATGTACAATACTTACGACTTCAAGGCCATGGAAGTTCACTATGTTAGATATAAACAAGAGTCAAATACACCATCAAATACAAATGGTTGGACTCAGTCAAGCAGGTAAAGCAGTTCTAAAACAAAGGGCAGTTTTGAGAGTCAATACCGACGGTCATGATTGCCACAGGGGTGATGTTATTGGATTCAACACGGAAAGCTTTTCAAGTGAAATCGATGACCTTGAAAACGTTCCCATGCTTTTGATGTATCTCATTTGCTTATGGTGTGAGGGAAAGCCCCTTGCACGGTCCAAATGTGAGTTATTTAGTAACATACTTGATCTTAAGCTGCAACGTAATAAACGAAGAATAGAGATTTTACAGTTATCAGAACTTGTAAAAAGGGTAGACTCTAGCAAAGTTGAAGTCCCACATTGCTTCGCTTCACTAAGCTATTGCAAACAGTACATTGGTGTTCTTATTCCTCTAGGACAGTTGGCATTTGATACACTATTCAACGAAAAGAGAGAAAGAACGATCGTCTTTGAAAGTTCAGAAGTTGAAGAAGTTTTATGCCCGGAATACTTTAAATTCGGTCTCTCTACAGGTATATTGACTCAAACAGAAATCACTGGGTATTTACTAAGCCAAAAATCAAGTGTTTCCTTCACACATAAAACGTTTCAAGAATTTTTTGCCGCACTGTATATGGCAGTTGTTCCAAAGCAGTCTGAGATAATAGCCAAAATTGTATCCGTTTGTACATCTATTCAAAGAATTCTTGAAATGTCAGACGTGCTCATTTTCCTTAGCGGAATGAGTACGCAGATGCCGGAacaaatttcacaaaatcttaCTAAGGCTGTCGCTGAAGATGACATAACACGCAAATATAGACGCACCGAATCATTTTGGGACTATTCTACCGTAGAAGAACCTCTCAAAAGTTTTCAAGATATGCAAATTGCTTGTTTCAAGGAACATGCACAAAATATGGACAAGGAACTCAAACTATGCTTGCAAGATTTTATAGTAGACAGTAGCTGCCAAGAAGAAAAGTATCTGTCTACACTGAAAAGTTTAGCTATTTTCAATAACCGAGATATAAAATCTCTGAATATTGAGCTAGAAGGCATTCCTAGTTTGCATGAAATAATGACATCATTCGAATTTTGTAATGCTCGTGAACTCGAACACCTGTACCTAAGAGGAGATTGTTCTGAAACGGACATATGCCATTTGCTATCAGGATCAGTGAAAACACTCAGAAGTGTCGCCCTTTTATCGCGACATTGGCAGGTGAACCATTTTGAGGGTGAATTTAGCGTATGGTCACACGAACTTTGTAACAATTTACGTAGAATGAATAGATTAGAAGCTATCCACTTGAACTGTTTCATACTTGGACACCAACATATGGAAGAATTACTTGGCTATTTAAGTAAATGTAAGAATATGAAGGAGGTAATACTCGGAAACGTCCCTTGTGCGGATCACTTAGACCAGTGTAGCGGCTTCGAACTAGACTTGTCCAAACATTCGGATCTCAGGACATTACGATTACATAATATACCTCTGTCACAGTTAAAAATAAACGTGACATGGTTAGAACAAGTTAGTATTGGACGGCTGCCCTGCAGGCAATGTAATGTTTTGTCAACGTATCTCGGATATCTTCCGAAAGCTACCAAACTAGAAAGGTTTCGTTGTAGTTTTCTAGAATCGTCTCTAGATGTTGACGAAATACTACGAGTTATACCACAACTTGTTCATTTGAAAGACCTCCGACTTCATTGTATCGATGTCGGTGGTAGAACATTGACATTGTCAGAGAAAATGACCGACATTCAATGTGTTCATCTGTCTGAAGTGACAATGTCAAGCTCAGGATTTCACGTGTTGGTTAAGAGCCTTATGGGGTACAGTCAGTCGGTACTTGTGGTGCTGGTTAACTGTGCTATAGGCTCTGATCATGAGTACGCAATGATTAAGAAATCGATACGACTGAATGAAAAACTCTTGGTTACATTTGATGGACGGAATCATTGGAAAAATGAGGAATATTCTTTCAGAACGGTCGGGTTCAGCATCGGACGAGCATAA